catatTGTGCcaattctctaactcttcaacAATGCGAGAATGACCTAACAAAAAGTTGCTTCGCACACTCTTGCTCAAGACTGtgcaaaacaaaatcaatttatatgtTTCCTCCGAACCTTCAATTACTACAACATCTGGTTTGCCTCACACACATGGAAACAAATctatttatgtggtcacggAGGAGGCCAACAAAGCTTCGACACATAAGATACAACTACAGCTTGTAGAAAACTtcgcacactcttgatcaagagtgtgcgaAGCAAGATCAATATATGGATTGGTTGAAGCTTGAAAAAACTTCTACCTTTAAGCTAAGTGTCCACAGAAAAAAGTTTCAACCACACAAGATATGTGCCCAAAGGAAAAAGCTTCAACCACTCAAGGTATGTATCCAATGGAAAAAGTTGCAGCCACTCAAGCTATGCGCCCAAAGGAAAAAAGCTTCAACCACTTAAACTATGTGTCCAAAGGAGAAAGCTTTGGCCACTCAAGCTATGCGCCCAAAGGAAAAAGCTTCAACCACTCAAGCTATGTGTCCAAAGGAAAAAGTGTCAGTCACTTAAGCTATGTGCCCAAAGTAAAAAAACTTCAACCATTCAAGCCATTTGTCCAAAGGAAAAAGCTTCAAGCACTTAAGTTATATACACAAATGAAAAAACTTCAACTAGATTTTCTTTTCccaccaaaaaaagaaagaaggaattggacttaagaaaaaaaaatatatgtacttGGGCtacatccaaaaaaaaaagaagaggaaagaatttttaaagtcTTTTATCTTCAATGACTCGGGAAATATAAGACACCTCCTTCGATAATCCTCATCGATAAGACTCTCATCAACTATACAAGGAGACCGTTCTTGTACAATtaattcctaatgtcattttgtgCTTAAACTCGTCATTAGAACTCACTCATGATGATTATGCTTAAACTTATGTCTAGTGTAAAatcttcactattaatgagGACTCCTCTACCctcgtggacgtagcccaatttaaggtgaaccacgtacatcttgtgttgcTTCCCTACctctatctctttacatattatcCTCACCAGGTCATGGAGCTACCTTGCAATGGTTCCAAACTTGACATTTTATGTCGTTCCAAagtctcactgattttgtgcaacAACATTTGTAAATATTTTCTTACAAGCAATTGAGCCCGCGCAATGACGTGAGCTTTAAAACTGTGTTAAACAGGTGGAATATATTAAAATCTATTAGCATCCTTATGTTcaacaaagaataaaaaatagatGTTTGTAATATATAGCAAAAGTTTTAAAActctttaattcttctttctaatTAAATTTGACAAATACGTACAATCCAACCTTCGACCAATTCAAGCGTatacattttcttttcttctatcaAATTTGTCATATCACCCAAGGTCATATGCAAAGTTAGCTAACTAAAAACATTTGTGTTAAGTTGTGCAAAAAGTTGAGTACactttaattgaaaaaaataatcacGAATACAATTAAGCAAAAAGGGGAAGGAAATAATCCTGAGGAGCTAGAAATATTTTGACTTCAACAAGAACCCAAACTATTTATGATTATAAGTAAGTTATTCCTTTATATAGAGAGGTTTTACTGTAGCATTCATAGCTCCTTTagctttttattaatttattgaatCTCAAAGAATACTTACATTATTGAAAAGAAATACAAATGCAAAAGGAATTGAAATACAAATACATAAACAGGAAAATTATTCACTTAAATGTTTATAATTTAAATGTTTATAATGAACAATAActttcttttaatttcttcaattcttcttaagcaaatttttgaaccaatgtGCTGAGAGTTTTGGGTGTCTTTTCAGCCCATCATTATAATCCATGTAGTTTAAACCAAATCGGACGGTGTATCCAAAAGACCATTCAAAGTCATCCAATAATGTCCATGGAAAGTATCCCTTCACTTTCGCACCATTTctgcacacacatacacaaatGTTCAAATGGATTAGGTCAATATAATGATTATATAACAGTAACTTAAGAAGGCTAGGCAGCATATAgccttaattaatttgttaataaCTACTTACTTGATCGCCGCTTGAAGGTAACACAGGTGACGGTAATGGTAGTCAATTCTACTAGTATCATGAAGAGCCTCTTCAAGTGATAGTTCTAGATTATTTGACTCTAATACACCTACGTACATATATTATTGcacaaaaaatttaatttaatttttcctctaaaaatataaaaaacgtgTACTTTCATTTTACACCATTATAAATATGTGAAACTTTTGAAATAAATATGTATAATTTAATAAGACACTTGCCATCCAAACATAAAATCCAAAGATCGTAAGGCAGCATCTTTATCTTCCTTTGACTCCGAAGCAGGCTCAAACCAGTATGACACCAATGTTATCCCTATCAAGCCTTTCTGAGATGCCTACACAAAaatatgaattttggttgaataaaTAGGAGTTATAGAAAAAGATACAACCATTAGATTATCTTACTACTGAGAGTATTCCCTCTTGTATTACAACTCAATAATAAAGATTCATATAGAATTCTCGATTAGGAGCCAATAATCTgacccaaaaaacaaaattaaaaaaattaaaaaaaaaatagttattgAACCTGATATCTATTCCTGTACAATTCTACAGCTGCTCCATGAGCAAGAAGAATGTGGTGTGTCACCAAGTATGGTTCAATGGCTGAATCTCCACCGGTGCAGTTTAGGTTTTGCCAAGAAGAGCAGCGTCCCGGTGCTAGAGTCCCAACAGCATAACCCATGCTACTTAAAGTATATGGCTCATTTACCGTGAACCAGTGCTTGACTCGATCACCAAATTCCTTATAACAAAGTTCTGCATAGTCTTTAAAATAATCGATGCAGATACAAATTTATGTTACCTATATTAGTACGTATTTTATCAAATTATCAATgagaaaataaattttgttcACTTGCACAATACGAGGGCTTAAGAAACCACCATATTCATCTTCTAAAGCTTGGCGAACATCCCAATGAAAGAGTGTTACAAACGGCTTTAAACCTATAATACATGATCagtaaaatcaaattaaatgtCTGATTGAATGCTGTTCTAAAAAATCATGTAATAATTGTTTAAGGTAGGATGATTAACCATTGCGTATGAGTTCATTGATGAGATTCACTTAACGTTCCATCTAATTAGaacaaaaataacaagaaaaaaagGGTTACCCAGTAGATAACTCAATCACTTTATTTTAGTTAAAAGTATATAAAGAGAATAATTTTCTTGTAGGAAAAATAATTCGTGTGCACAATATTGACATTGGTCCCAACCAAATATGAGGATGTGGAGCAACTTACTTGGTAATAATCTGGACCATGAAATAGAGAATCTGTAAGCATTCAATTCCATATCCTTCATAATCCCCACATCTTCCTAGAATGACAaaagtataaaatttaatattgagGATCtcattatatatattgttttttttttattttttttttatttttaataaacgcTCCAATTTAATATGTTAATGTGTGCCCTTCCAGTATAAAGGGTCAAGAGACAAAGTTATGAGGTTCTAGACCTTATAGCGGTGATATTGATCTATAGCAACGTCTCCGTTACTATCATCAGTGATTTTTTCTGCAGttattcaaaaacaaaatggtGAAATCCATATCCTGTGCAAAGTAGTTTATATGCGTGCGCATTGATGACCACGTACTGTTGGTCTCCCAACAAAGTGCATGGTTATTAGAGAGGTTGGAGTTTACTTGTCCTCACGAAGAAAAGAATGTGGTGCTATTTATACTCCTTTGAAATGAAGTAGCTAAAGTTttcatattaccaattgattAAATCACAGACCTGGATGTTTGTGGGTGTAGGTATCCCATATGCTTGGTCCTCTTCCATCTTCTTTTACTGCACCTTCATACTGAAATATACACACATGCATATACGTAAGAGTACTACTACACACGCAAGGAAGATGTCAACATTATAAATCATGCATGGATGCTAACTGCATGTACAAAATACACCAAAAATATGGCAAATAATCCcagaagatatatatataatacatatatatactgaCCTGGTAAGATGCGGAACCTGTGTCAAATATGAACCCTAGTTCAAAACTGCTGCGATTGAGAAATTCGCAATGAACAGGTGGATCCGTATTAGTTGCTTTGCTATTTGTCAATGCAAAGCCAATGAGTAGCAGCACAACAAAGAGCAAAGATCGTGAATATTTCACTGCCATAACTCGGGAGTTCTGATATCGATCGAGATAATTAAGTTATCTCCTCCTGGAATATTGCATGGGGTTTAtatagagaaagagaggaagggaTATGGTGTCTACGTACTAGCTCATGAGAATAGTAAAGAGctaaaatttgtaaacaaaattggcTTTGAAAGTCCTAGTTTAAAGACCAAGTCATGGTCTGTAGTTTCAAAGAAAGCACGTTTCAGGTACCCAAAAGTTACGTACGTACGTAAAAGAATGGATAATCCTTGCGTTCCACCAATGAGGAATGCACATATTCTACAAATATTATATCGTAATCGTTCAGTTTCTTAATCTTTATTTGAAGATCATCTAAACAAAAAGAATTATTTGAATATGAGATCGTTTAgtcatttaaatatatgaactcAATCGACAATATTGATACTAAGTAAAAGATTTATAATGAACTATTCATTTTATTGATATACGTGGATAATTAAACAGTCTTCAATTTGAATAGttttttgtatatataatattcaaattaagattaagaaattaataacttatacgatatatatatatatataattattccTTGAGTTGAAAAGTAAGGTAATGTACACAACTGTTCGATCAATCTCATCTTAATTTGAAATGATCAATCCTTGAGTTACCCTTGAGTTTtccagaaaaacaaaatattaactGCATTAGGAAACAAAGAGTCTTTTATCTGCATGTTTATATTATGTTGAAGGCATAACTTTTGAAGTTGAATATGGAAGATTAGCTACAAAGACTTGTTCAAACAGTAGAAAATTATTTGACCCAACAAAAAAGTAGAAATTTATGACCAGAATTCTTTACGTAAGTACATAATCGATAAAGATGAAGAATTTAATCttgatctttttcttcttgtgaGAGTTTTAATATTGAATCTGTAAACCCAATAGTTTTTGTGAAATTGTCTTTCCACGCTAATTAAGAAGGCATCGAAATAGCTAGGTTCTCAAGTTGGCTATTTTGCTCCTAGAGATTCTGAAAGGATACCATTGGGGTGGCTTTTTCGAAGGTTTTTGGACACCCTTCAAAGTATAGTAGTTACACATTCTTCTTGCTAGTACAAGAAAGAGAAAAGTAAAGGgttaaaatttgtaaacaaaattggcTTTGAAAGTCCTAGTTTAAAGTCCAAGTCATGGTCTGTAATTTAAAAGAAAGCACGTTTCTTGTACCCAAAAGTTGTGTACGTATGTAAAAGAATGGATAATCGTTGTGATCCACCTATGAGGAATGCACATATTCTACAAATTTTACATTGTGATAGTTCAGTTTCTTAATCTTAATTTGAAGATCATCTAAACAAAAAGAATTATTTGATTTGAGATCGTTTAGTCATGTAAATATATGAACCCAATCGACAATATTGATACTAAGCAAAGATTTATAATGAACTATtcattttattaatatatttggaTAACTAAACAGTCTTCAATTTGAATagttttttgtatatatattattcaaattaagattaaaaaattaataacttatactatatatataaaaatacattatctataaataaaaaaaattattccttGAGTTGAAAAGTAAGATAATTACACAACAGTTCGATCGATCTCATCTTAATTTGAAATGATCAATTCTTTAGTTACCCTTGAGTTTTCCAGCAAAAGAAAATGTTAACTGCATTAGGAAACAAAGAGTTATTCATCTGCATGTTTATATTATCTATCTCCAACTGTTGAAGGCATAACTTTTGAAGTTGAATATGGAAGATTAGCTACAAAGACTTGTTCAAACAGTAGAAAATTATTTGACCCAACAAAAAAGTAGAAATTTATGACCAGAATTCGTTACGTAATTACATAACCGATAAAGATGAAGAATTTAATCttgatctttttcttcttttgagaGTTTTAATACTGAATCTGTAAACCGAGTGGTTTTGTGAAATTGTCTTTCCACGCTAATTAAGAAGGCATCGAAATAGCCAGGTTCTCAAGTTAGCTATTTTGCTCCTAAAGATTGTGAAAGGATACCATTGAGGTGGCTTTTTCGAAATTTTTGGACACCCTTCAAAGCATAGTAGTTACATATTCTTCTTGGTAGTACAAGAATGAGACAGTAAAGGgttaaaatttgtaaacaaaattggcTTTGAAAGTCCTAGTTTAAAGTCCAAGTCATGGTCTGTAATTTAAAAGAGAGCACATTTCTTGTACCCAAAAGTTGTGTACGTAAGTAAAAGAATGGATAATCGTTGCGTTCAATCTATGAGGAATGCACATATTCTACAAATTTTATATTGTGAtcgttcaatttcttaatctttatttgaagatcatctaaacaaaaagaattatttgaatttgagattgtttaatcatttaaatatatgaaccCAATCGACAATATTGATACTAAGTAAAAGATTTAAAATGAACTATTCATTTTATTGATCTATTTGGATAACTATAcaatcttcaatttgaatagtttttcgtatatatattattcaaattaagattaaaaaattaataacttatactatatatataaaaatacattatttacaaaaaaaaacttattcctTGAGTTGAAAAGTTAGATAATGTACACAACTGTTCAATCAACCTCATCTTAATTTGGAATGATCAATCCTTTAGTTACCCTTTAGTTTTCCAGCAAAAGAAAATGTTAACTGCATTAGGAAACAAAGAGTTATTTATCTGCATGTTTATATTATGTATGTCCAACTGTTGATGGCATAACTTCTGAAGTTGAATATGGAAGATTAGCTACAAAGACTTGTTCAAACAGTAGAAAATTATTTGACCCAACAAAAAAGTAGAAATTTATGACCAGAATTCGTTACGTAAGTACATAACCGATAAAGATGAAGAATTTAATCTTGATCCTTTTCTTCTTGTGAGAGTTTTAATATTGAATCTGTAAACCCAGTGACTTTGTCAAATTGTCTTTCCACGCTAATTAACAAGGCATCGAAAAAGCTAGGTTCTCAAGTTGGCTATTTTGCTCCTAAAGATTGTGAAAGGATACCATGGGGGTGGCTTTTTCGAAGGTTTTTGGACACCCTTCAAAGTATAGTAGTTACTTATTCTTCTTCCTAGTACAAGAATGAGAACAGTAAAGGgttaaaatttgtaaacaaaattggcTTTGAAAGTCCTAGTTTAAAGTCCAAGTCATGGTCTGTAATTTAAAAGAAAGCACGTTTCTTGTACCCGAAAAGTTGTGAACGTATGTAAAAGAATGGGTAATCGTTAAATTGCAGGAACTCACGAGGAAGGCGAGTACGTTTGTACTCGAGGCGCGTGGGTAGCTCCCTTGTGCTCAGCACGTGGGCACGTGGCTACCTGTGCAGCCACTTGTGGTGGTGCATGACCACGCGTCCGGCCTCCGGTCGAAGAGTGGTCGATGTGTGTGGGTCCGTAACGTCGAGTAGATTATTTTCGTATATTTAAACCTTATGTTAAAGCAATCTACAgaggttttatttaagtttttgtATAGgtgttattaattaatttaaaatagtTATTTCACATGTAGGGGAAAAGTACCCCGAGGACGTACGGGGTCAGGCAAGGCTCGGAGGCTTCATTTCGATTGCGTAGCTATAAGTGGGTAGTTtgtttttatacctatatataattatagtttcCATGaatgcgtatttacttcatttttatgcttatattgccaagtatcattatTGTGATAATAAATGTGATAAATGCTACTATATGGTTgcgatattactgtcatgacattcatacatatttgtacatgctcatcttgctgcactcTAGTGTTAGTACTCCGCCTCAGGGCCAAGGCcaatccttcacgtgtatgttcacatctgcATCGTTCgcttgccttggatccaagttaggtgacAATCCTATAGTacagattgcattaggcaattcCGACTCATATGTGACCGTGCTTCAGCACCAACCTTCATGTGAACGTAGTATTAGAgcgtattgattacacccaatcctgttcatgtcagaaattatctgtacgaactcgtgtgtcaacttaggtggatgagcacttagttatacttgattatcacacgATTATATTACTGTGGCATTTGATATATCATGACTTtgcatatttctggttatattgttgttgtacttttgtttacattcttacgtagtatgttttacggaaactatacttgttttacagtgaAAGGTTACTATGTTCgaaaataaaggttttcttacaaatgttgttttgctAGCCACttaactttgtttttcacccctctaGGTTTAGTAGCGATGCTTACGCGTAAATGAGGATTCTAGCAAATCTCAGGAGATGGTTATCTTCAATGGTATAACCCTCATCCTATTTCTATATTGTCTTacgctctgacatcacgtgtgaaatgggttcaatcCCGCTCACCCGCGCACTCTTTtgattaggcacttttaggtttaaattaatTCACATCCTTTTTCCACTACACTacattttatggcttcgtcaccctccaggtgtcaaccaacacaactcgattcgaagtccaagtggacatttcgggtcagggtgtgtcaaaaCAATCCTTGAATTCCTTAAGTAATTTACAAAGCTCAGCCTTCATAGGCCAAGCCAATAAAGAACTAATAAATAAAGGATGAGGTTCATCCGCTGTTCCTACATTGATTTCTTTTAGAAGATCTTTGACTTCAGGTTGATTATCTTCAAGTTCGGCCAATGCTGCTTGGACTTTATCAAGTGAAAGTACTGATCCGTTATTCCCTTCGGTGACTAACTCCACCAAGTTTACACAAGAATTCGGTTGTTTGGAGATTGTGTACCAAtgagccagcagtcgttccgTAATAGATGAAACTGCGGCTTTTCGCACGTCCTGTCATGTTGTATTAGGCATCAGGACAGTCGGCGAAGTTAGCCAAGCCGAGCCTTGCTGAATCCTGTTGAACGATTTCAGTGCCAACTTCAATGGCTTTTTGGACAAAGATCCTAGTCGGCattctttcttcattgaagccttggAAGGTGATGTAGTCGACTTGGTCATCATAGTAGCGGGCTTGGATCATGTTGGTTTCAAACGACTGCTTGTCGGCCAGTTGGACTATAGCCGATTTGTCGTCCTAAAAAATAAGAACCTGATACAGCATGGAGGGGATGCAACCAGTCTGGTGAATCCAATCACGACCAAGCACGTATTGTACTCAATCTTTGAATTGACTATGAAAAATGTGATTTGATAGGATTCAAAGAAcacacaaagtagcacacaaatgtcctattgattttccttattaacactaaggtCTTTCCTGcaaaagattgttttatctaactacttaaaatgtcaagAAAACTGGGTTGCtatccctactgaccagccaccgaaaaataattattagaccgaattacacttatctaaattcAACAAAAGTTTATAAGAcaaatatttgggatttttggagttggtttgctattttaattaaatcggaaaaaaaaaacaggacaGAAGctgattttaaataataaaaacagattgtaaacacaagttaaaagaaaagaaaaaaaaaaaaacaagttagGGGAagtgctatccaccaccaaataatcatgcaaatatgttatgtttcattcaagtTTCGTTTATTTCCGGATGTAGATGCTCAAGTCGGTTCAATGTTAGAATATAAcatattactctttcttatattgtatgttaagagaatgacgttttcaacttaacttagttcgTAGCAtacaatctagaatggcgtgttcatagatttaacaagtagaaatcattaagaatgaaaagagttttgagtcatcacaaggctcGTAAGTACTAGCATTGTCTTGCTTATTCTAGAAATTtattcacatgttaatcgcaattaacaagtactactatagaacatatgtaggttcTCATTCGATAAGGGcatgcacacacatattcatagcattagaatcctaaaTATGCTAACTAAGTTTgcatccataaaaaaaaaacatgtaaagAATTCATCACCGACATAAGTAGTGAATCAATTTTCATCTTTCCTAAAAGAAATTGaaacaaaatgtcataacaaacttgcaatccatattcggggcttcaaaaaaGCCCCTAACTCCtggaaattagttacacataatacTCAAATTAAACTAAAAGTAAGACATGAGTTTGAAAAGATAAAACTgaaagaagagaatgccaagatttcctccttcctcttttctttctctcccaATGTTGTTGCctcttttttcctctttttcttccttgccTCTGCAAACTGCAGCCTTCTTGCTGCTTCCTTTAAACCACATCcttgctgcatcattttcttttccatAACTCACCAACTAAATAGTCATTTAgtgattgtggatgcaaatttcttcctcctcgatcttggacgattttgcacctacaaaacaattaacaccttaggttaaggccaagagcctcacgcacccacgatgaatgggggggctttggccgaagaacctccgatgccaaagttagaatttagagagaaagagtgtttagagaattttgggatttttgccaaagtgttggaattgattttttgatgagaataggtgcctatttatagagttaggaggtggctagggtttttaggtttaatttaggtttaattagccaatttatttggctatttaaacataaaatgaatgttttggtggtttttgaaataaatggctaattgaataaggaaaaaatgaggtaaaaacatatatgaaataggttttgaattgttacccattttgggtactcctgacttggttgatggatgattctccactgctcgcgtgtaggagacctggtatgcctcgagggtatttttgtcctattttgtccaaaaatccacgtgtcgcctagtgaatatttttggctccacaaatgcccccacacctgttgggctgctcgtaggaaagggcagcaggtgtagagatctttttgctttaggaaacgtaggattgcttcttattttgatgttgattctctctttaattggaaattaggcccttctaggaaagggaaataaacttatctcaaagcctatttaagtccaccttaagtgggttattaaatcaactttggagagcaatttattctaccccacaagagagagaaagttagaggatatttgttccccctcctctagcaatcttctacatcttgcccgtgcaaaggaccgtctttcgttgatttcttcatcttctccgtgccgcaccgatgtaagaaaattttaatttttcttgccttcttcttggATTAGTGCTATTGCgaggcagccgtcggggtggtgcagtACGTCGGCTGGCAGGAGCCAGGAGTTGGCTCAgcatgggccgaggagatgtcgtggcagggaccactgcttgggcaggcttggcttggcttgagccaagggcagcttgtgcggctgggcggattgtggcgctggggcgcagtgctaggcgagccgcatggctcatgtcctttgggctcttggact
This genomic interval from Malus domestica chromosome 05, GDT2T_hap1 contains the following:
- the LOC139196434 gene encoding non-cyanogenic beta-glucosidase-like isoform X1 translates to MAVKYSRSLLFVVLLLIGFALTNSKATNTDPPVHCEFLNRSSFELGFIFDTGSASYQYEGAVKEDGRGPSIWDTYTHKHPEKITDDSNGDVAIDQYHRYKEDVGIMKDMELNAYRFSISWSRLLPSKLLHILIFGWDQCQYCAHELFFLQENYSLYILLTKIK
- the LOC139196434 gene encoding non-cyanogenic beta-glucosidase-like isoform X2, with protein sequence MAVKYSRSLLFVVLLLIGFALTNSKATNTDPPVHCEFLNRSSFELGFIFDTGSASYQYEGAVKEDGRGPSIWDTYTHKHPEKITDDSNGDVAIDQYHRYKEDVGIMKDMELNAYRFSISWSRLLPNGTLSESHQ